The Deltaproteobacteria bacterium IMCC39524 region TGACGTGTTCCACCTGGTTCTGGTCGCCGATGCTGCTGATGATGTTGCTCAGGGTTTCCCTGTCATCATGCAACATCGCGTAGCGCGTTGATTTGATGACTGTATCAGCCAGATCGGCCGCATGTTGAACCTCGCCCCTGATGAGATCATCCTTTACGAAGGTAAATAGAAGCACGCAACAGGCGATGACAAAGCCGGTGACGGCACAGGCGACCGGAACGATAGCGCGGCTGTTTATGCTGCTCAACATGGCGAACCTCCTTGGCCTGCCCTGGTGGCCGCGGGGTTTTACCAACCCCGCGACGATCGTTTAATCTATCTTGCGGTACATGGCCCCAATCGGAGCCGTTGAAGTTTTTATCGGTGCCGGCCTTGCCGCCTGAGCGGCAAGAGCTTCTTGTGGTTGCTCTTTCCATGAAAAAATAATCGGCAGACGGTAGAGGATGAAACGATAGACCACAACGTAGATCGCAAAAATCGTCACGGCGATAATCACTTCAAAGATATGCGGTACTTCCTGATAAAGCTGCCAGTTAAAGGCAATCAGTGCCGTATTCAGACGGTTGAGGACAATCCCGAAGATCGTCACAAAAGCTCCCACCCTGGCCAGGTTGACCGCCTGATGGCGAACAGCATAGGCAAACAGGATAATCGGCAGGATAACGCCCACGACCATCTCGAACAGGAACCAGGCCCCCCAACCGGTTGCCAGGTAGCCCCATTCGTTATCATGGGCGACACCGATCATCTTGATCGCCAGGTAAGTGATCAGGGCCAGGCTTGCACCTTTGGCCAGACCGAGGGTGCAGCGGTCCAGATTGTCTTTAAAATTGTCATCACAGCGCCAAGCCATGGTCTTCTTGACCACGGTGCTGACTGCTATCACCATGCAGAGCCCTGCCGGAATCGACGAACAGAAAAAATGAATCCACTGGAACGACGCCGAATACCAGAGCGGGTGGACTTTGCCCGGTGCGTAGTTAAAGAGCGCCCCCAGAGCACCTTGATGCAGAGTTGAAAGGATGATCCCTGAGACGGTCAGGCCGAGCGCTATGCGTCGGATAAAGCGCTTGCCGCCCAACCAACCGATCCACTCGAAGAATGAGACGGAAACTTCAGCGACCTGCACAGAGAGGTAGGTGGCGACATGCCAGGCAACCAGAAAAAGGACGGCCGCCGGGCCGAAGGAGACCACCATCGGGTAAGGCAGCCTCCAGGGTTGGCCGAGATCGACCAGCAGGTAGATAACGGCAAAGAGGTAACCGAGCAGCCCGTTAAGCAGGGCCAGTCTCTCAATCGGCTCGAAGTCGTGGCGGCCGAAGATTTCCACCGCCGTGCCCAGCATGAAGCCGGAAGCCGAGAGGGGCACCATGGCAAAGAGCCCGAAGCCGAGAAAGAGTCCCCAGGGGTAATCATTGGAGCCGTGGGTTACGACGCTGAGCCCAAAGATAAATCGATAGGCGATCAGCGGCAGACCGATGGCGAAGATAATCCCCAGGATCCAATTGAAGGGATTACGCAGAGCCTGACCAAGATATTGGCCTGGAGTCAGACCGAGCATTAATTTACGGAACAATGACCATTGTTGGTCGGTTTTTTCGTTGACGTGGGAATCAACCGGTTTCGCACCCCACCCGATCAGGCTTTTCATTGGTCGCCTCCTTCCTCGTCATGCTGCTTCTCGACGTCGTGATTGTGTTCGTCGTGCTCTTTCTTCTTTGCCAGAAGATGGAAACCGGTAAACATTGCCGGCCAGATCGCCAAGACCATCGGTACTGTACCGAGGAAATCCTTAACATTATTGATGATCGGTTCATTGCCCGGGTTCGGGTCAAAACCGACCTCGTCAAAAGCGACCGGCGACAGGTACATCCAGCTGGTTCCGCCCAGCTCCTTTTCGCCGTAAAGATGGTCAAGGTAGCGACCGGGATGAGTCTGGATGCGTTGGTGACCAATCTTGATCAGATCTTTGCGTTTACCAAAGGTCAGGGCCTCCTGGGGACAAACATCGACGCATGCCGGAGGCAAACCCTTCTTCAGCCTGGTTTCGTGGCAGAAGATGCATTTTTTGACAACCGGATCAAAAGCGCTGGAATAGCTGTATCCCGGGATATTGAACGGGCAGGCGACCATGCAGTTGCGACAGCCGACACAGACCTTAGAGTTGTAGACCACTGCACCTTCCTTGGTCTTGGTGTAGGCGTTGACAAAACAGGAACTCAAACAGGCGGGCTCGTTGCAATGGTTGCATTGCACCTTGCGATAGAGGGGACGATCACTGTCATCTGGGCTGTAGCGATTGACCACGGTGTAGGCGTTCTCATCGGGTCTGCGCTTCTGCTTGCCGCCGTGGAAGGTTTCATCAAAGACCGACTTGTCATCGAATGGCCGGTCAGGAGCAGGCAGGTTCTGCTCTTTGTTGCAGGCCGCCTCGCAACTGCGGCATCCGATGCAACGGGTCAGATCCACCAGCACCCCCATACCATCGGGATAACCTTCAAAGGATCCGGCCGCCAGGGCCTTTTTCGGGCCGGCCAGGGTTGTGGCGGCACATCCTGCCAGGCTCGCAGCAAGAAATCTCCGTCGACTGATTCCACTCATAACGACTCTCCTTATGGTAAATAGCCTGCTTATAAATAGCCTCTGAGCTTTGACCGTTTCAGTGACCGCTCTTTCCCGCCGCCGAGAGAGCCTTCGCATCATGATGATAGAAGTCGTCTCCGTCCGGTGTTCTGGCGTGGCAATCCTGACAATCCGTCGGTCCATCCATCTCTTCATGACAACCAACGCAGTTCCAGTGATAGGCTGCTTTAAGTCCCGGGGTATCAATATGGAACTGGTAGCGATCAAGCGCTTCCTTGTTGATATTTTCGGCTGAGAACGGGTTGGCTAGGTGGCATTCACGGCAGCCGACCGAGGCAACTTCATTGCTGTCGGCGTGACAACGCACACAACGCTCATCAATTGTGCCGGTCCCAGTGGTGTGGTGGTGACAGGCTGAGCAATCCTCACCCAGGTCGGTATGCATGGCGTGATCAAACTCAACGCCATCAAACAAAGCGACCATGGAGTCAAGGGACACCTGCTCCGGCATTTCAGCGGCGAGCAGCAATGAACTCGCCGCAAAGAAAGCCAACACCATCATCAAGGTAATCAAGATCTGCTTAGCGCTCATGGTTCTCTCTCCTTTTCCTTGAGGGCCTGACGGCGTTCTCATTTACCAACCTCACCCGGCTTCTCGTTCAGGTACTTGTAGAACATTGGAAAGCCGATAAAGAAGGCGATACAGATGAGATATTCGATGCCCTTGATGTACTGGTAAAAATCCACCAGGGTGTAAACTTGCTGAACTTCTACGATGCTGTCGAGTATTTGATCGATCATGCCATTCTCCTTTTCTGCGCCCCGGCCCTTGATCCCGGAAGATCCTAGCCCTTGCTGCTTTGGCGTTGGGCCTGTTTGTCCGTTCCTTTAACCAGGCCTTTGATGAAACCGACCAGGAGCATAATCGTCGGCAGCAACTGCACAACAACAACCAGTGCACAGAAAGCCAGGAAGACACCGACCAGGATGCCGCTGGAGTAGGTTGTGGTCGTATCTACGGCCAAAGCCGGGCCGGCCAACATCAAGATTGCCATTCCTGTTCCTAATAACGTTTTCATGATTTCCTCCGTTCTTTTGGGTTCTCTCTTCATTGCAACCATTCACCTTCAGGACCATGCGTCACTTTTTCAAACGCGCATTTGACGGCTTCCCGCAACTCCTCTTCGTCACCGGGACGAACCGGTTTGAGGGCATGGTAAAAAATTCCTTCATTACGTGCCTTACGTATCAGGGCCAGCGGTAATTCGCTGGCCACCAAAATAATTGTCAGGTTGCGATTGCATTTCTTCAGAATCGGAATCAATTCTGTTGCCAGCAGTTCGTCAAACCTGGTGCTGATAAGAACAACCTGGGCGGTCTTCTTGAGAATTCCGTAGAGGACCCCAGCTGCCGTGTTGGTCACTGTGACCTGGTAACCGGCATTAATGAACAGATCCGCCATACGCTTCCTGGAGAAGACGTCTTCGTCTGCGATGAGTAGTCCGGGCATGTTCATCATGTTTTTTTCTCCTGCCAATGGCCAAATCGCCCCAGGCAAAGGGGCAGGTCCCATCTAATCGATTTTTTCGGAAATCTTTTCCCGGCGAGAGAAAACACCCCTGACCAAACTGAAAAAAAGAATCATTGCCGGCACCAGTTGAGACACAATGATCAAAGCGAAGAAGCCGATGAAGAAATAGGTCAAGACTCCTGTGCCCTCATTGTGCGTGGCCACTGCCGCATAAGCAGCAGAAGTGCTGCCAGCCACCATCGAGATCAACATCTGCATTGTTTTCATAACGGCCTCCTTCTTCTCCTGTTCGTTGACACCAGTTCCTGACAATGAACTATTGCATCGGCCATACCATTCTTAGGGATTTCTTATTAATACTCATAAGATGCTGCTTTTGTTGATTTTTATTCAGAGAGACAACAAAGTAAAATGGGAGGAGAACGGGGAAAACGTATAAATAAAATATACGCACACTGTCGGCCAGAACAGCCTGCAGCTACGGGTAATCCTTGTAAGCTCTTGAATGGGCGGGGGTTTTAAACGATAGTCAGAGTGTATAACAGAAATATACAGCACAATTATTTTTTATATTCTCCCTTCTTACAGCGAGCACTGCAAGAGGGAGGACACGGACGTTCTATTGTGAGGCGTTATTTGTCTCGTGGAAAGAGGGGTGAACCTGACATTAAAAGCCACAGGCTACTCAACCACCCGCATACGGGCACTGATACCCTGCTTTTTCAGCATGGCCTGGAAGTTTGGTCTCTGCATGCCGACCTCTTGCGCCGCCCTGGTGATATTCCAGTCATTGCGGTCAAGGGCACTGAGTAAAAAGGCCCGCTCCAAGGGCACGACGGCCTCCTCCCTGAGCAACTGCTTGCGGGCTTTCAGCTCATTGGCATCGAGTGGCACCGCATCATCAGCGACTGCAACCGGGCGATGCCCATCCCCCGGTAACCCCAGGTCTTGGCGCTGCAGAAGATCTGACTGAGAAAGGACCACTGCGCGCTCAATTAGATTTTCCAGTTCGCGTACATTGCCGGGGAAACCATAGCTCTCGAGTTGTTCAATCACGTCGGGACTGAAACCTCTTATTTCTTTGCCATTCTCCTCTGCAAAACGCTTGAGAAATTGGCTCGCTAGAAGCATCAGATCACCTTTGCGTTCGCGCAGGGGAGGGATCTCGATCGGGATGATGTTAAGTCGGAAGAAAAGATCGTCACGGAAAGTCCCCTGCGCGACCATGTCCCGCAAATTGGCGTTGGTCGCTGCAACCAGACGGATATCTATTTTAATTGGCGTGGTCCCGCCGATGGGCATCACAACGCGCTCTTGTAACACCCGCAACAATTTTGCCTGGGTCGATAGGCTGATATTGCCGACCTCATCAAGGAGCAGGGTCCCACCTTCTGCAACCTCGAACAACCCACGCTTGGTCTGGATAGCGCCGGTAAAAGAACCTTTGACGTGACCAAACAGTTCACTTTCCAACAAGGTTTCTGCCAAGGCAGTACAATCTATGGCCACAAAAGGCTGTGAACACCGTGAGCTGTGAGTGTGAATAGCCCGTGCGACCAGCTCTTTACCCGTACCGCTTTCGCCGCTGATCATGACTGTGCTGTCTGTGGGGGCCACCTGCATGATACGCTGATAAAGTCGTTTCATCTCGCGACTGTCACCAAGCAGTTGATCAAAACCATGGTTCTTGTTCATTTCCCTCCACAGGCAGATATCATCGATGAGCACGGCCCTTGATTCCATAGCGTGCTTGACCTTGCTGATAATTTCATCATTGCCGAAAGGCTTGGAGAGGTAGTCGGTCGCTCCATTCTTCATGGCCTCAACAGCATTATCGATCGCTGCATACCCGGTAATCAGAACCACCGGCAGCTCCGGCTGGCAGACCCGTATCGCCTGCAGTACTTCCAGGCCACTCATCCCCGGCATCTTCAAATCTGTTATCAGCAACTTGAAGTTCTCCTCATCCAGACGATCCAGTGCGGTGCGTCCGTTACTGACAACTTCGACCTCGTAGCCTTCAGCAGTAAGTATGCGCCGCAAACCCTCCCGAATAACAGCGTCATCATCTGCTACCAGAATCCGTTCTATTCCCTTTTTCATAGAGCCCTCTTGGTCGATATGGAAAATCTTGATCCAAACTTTTCGTTAACAGCTTGGCAAGCGAACGCAAAAAGCTATGCAAGCAACGCTTTATCTTCAGACAATAAATCACCGTCATCGGTGCGCAGCAGCGAAGAGATCGGCAATTCAACCGTGAAAACTGTACCCTGGCCAACGGAACTTTGGACCAGTATCTGTCCACCATGGTTTTCAACAATGCCGTAGGAAACCGACAAACCGAGCCCCGTCCCGGCGACACCATTAAGGTCCTGGTTTTTTGTGGTGAAGAATGGGTCAAAAATTCTTCCCAGATTCTGTTCGGCGATACCTTGGCCAGTATCTTCTATTGTCGTAATCAGGCGGTCGCGCTTTAGATCGGTCCGCATAATGATCGTCATGCGCCCGCCGAGGGGCATGGCTTGACAGGCATTGACCAGAAGATTGATAAACACCTGCTCCATTTGCGTTGGATCCACTTCAATCACCGGCAGGTTAACGCCATAATGACGGACGATATCGACATCGTTGACGCTGGCATGATGGCTGACCAGGGCCAGGGTCCTTTCCATGATATCGGGCAGGGACCTGAGCCGCTTATCGGGTATGGAGGTGCAGGAAAAATCCAACAGCCGTTTAACGATATCGGCGCAGCGGTTGGTCTCGTGCACTATTGTCAGGGCATCCTCGCGTTGTGCTTCATCAAGCCTTTTATCATCAGCAAAGAGATTGGCGAACATCAAGATGCCTGCCAGTGGATTATTGATCTCATGGGCAATACCGGCAACCAGCTGACCGAGTGAAGCCAGCTTTTCCGAGCGAACCAGCTGATCGCTGACATTGGCGATCTGTTCCGTCCTCTCAATGACCTTGGCCTCAAGGGTTTCTGTCAGTTCTCGGTACTCGTCGCGTGTTTCCTTTAACTTCAGCGTCATGAAGTTAAAGGCTTCTGAGAGTTCACCGATTTCATCGTTTGATTTCAACGACAACCGACTGTCGAGTTCCATGTTCGAGACCTTTTGAGCGTGCAGCAAAAGATCATGTACGGGATTTACAACCATGCTCTGCGTCAACCAGCTCAGACAAATAATCACCAGCAGCAAGAGGGTCACGCCAAAGGTTGCAATGCTGTTGCGATAAGAACTGGCCTGCACCCCGATGTTGGCCAAAGAGCCTTGAACCTCGAGAAAACCAAGAATTTTGACATCTGGTGGATGAACATGACAGGACGCCGTATAGCAACTGGGCTTGTTACGAATCTCGGTCGTAACGCTTAGAATCTCTTCGCCCCGGGCATTATGGAAGAGTCTCCGGCTGTTTCCCAGGGGATGGCTATCAGGTAAAAATACCTCACTGTTACATTCCTCGCAGGGAGTATTGATCTCTTCCATGCCCTTGCCTATTTCACCTTCGAGGGTAGAAAAGTGTACATGCCCTGCGGTGCTGAAGAGGCGGACACGGTCTATTTTTTCATGCGAGCAGACCTCATTGATCATTTCGTAAACCTGGTTACGATTATCTTTCAGCATTTGGAAGTGCGTGGTGTGCAAGATGATTTCGCTGACAGTCTCAATATCATCCTTGGCGTCCTGCAGAAAAAGCTCTTTAAGGGTGCTGATATTAAAAAAGGCAAAGAGCGAAATGGTGACCAGCAGTACGACGCCGGTCCTGAGGATATACTTGCTGATCAGACTTTTGCTGAAAGCCCTGAACACCATCATCCCACCTGATCTTTAGCTGACAAAAAAAACCGGGTGCTGAGAATGAACACGGCAATCCCGAATTCTTCCTGGCAACCCGGCTATCTCGAAGACAAGACCCGTGGCTTTCCGTAGCCCTCCTCACGGAAGGGTTGGCTTTGCCAGAAGCTTAACTGATATTAATTATTATCCTCCAATATAAACAAGATAAGCCCCATGTCAAGTTTTCAGCCGCCCCCTTAAAGGTTTACAAGTTGCTAAATCTTCACTGTTTTGTAGAGAAAATTCTTGAACTTGTAGAATCTGCGCTGTTCATCTCCATTCCGGGAATGCGCTTCACACGCCCTGAGTGCGGCAGCGATGTCAGGCATGTTGCGCGCACCGTCACGGCGTGTCGCTTCAACCAGCGCACAAACAGTATCCCTGGTCAGCTGATTATCGATAAACGGTCGGTGCACCAGGCTCCAGAAGTCTCCGTCTCCCTCCTGCAGAGCTCTCTGTATACGGCGAACGGGGTCTTGTTCCGTATCGTCTGAAACAACAGGCTGATGCCCTGAAGCCAGGGCTTTCCGGAGGTCTTCACCTGTGATGATCGGCCCCTGTCGAAAGAGCAGGGCACGCAGGAGAATTGAGCGTAACTCCCTGATATTCCCTGTGTAATCATGCGTGGTCAGGAGTCCTTGAGCCTCCGCACTGATCGTTGGCACCCGGTCGACCGGTTCATCGGCAAGACGATAGATGCGGTAGAGTTGGCCAAGGAAGTGAACGGCAAGATCAGGGATATCCTCCCGGCGCTGATTCAAGGATGGTACAGCGATAGTCAACTCCGACAGGCGATGATAGAGATCAGCCCGGAAGCGCCCTTCTGCGATCAGCCGCGGCAGATCCTGGTTGGTCGCCGCGACCAACAACACCCTTGCGAAACGGGTCTGATTGTCACCGAGGCGAACGAAGCCGCCATTATCGAGGAAACGCAACAACTGTACCTGGGTTTTCGGGTCAGCATCACCGATTTCATCGAGGAACACCACGCCACCGCTGGCCTCTTCAATAATGCCATAACGATCAGCGTGTGCCCCGGTGAAGGCGCCACGTTTGTGGCCAAAGAGTTCCGAGTAGGTCAGTTCTCCGCTGTAGGCAGCGATATTGGTCTTGGTCACCGGCAGTTCCTTGGCTGAGGCTGAGCCGGCTCGATGCATCTCGTTAAGACGGGAGTAAAGGTTGTTGAAGAGAAACTCCTTGCCGCTGCCGGTATCCCCGGTAATCAGTACAGTCGGCAGCCCCAGTACCGCTTCACGCAAATCAGCTCGCTGCCACATGAGGATGCGCCGGTAGAGTGGTGGGGTGATGGTCTCGATCGTCGAGACAATTTCCCCGGCCTTGCTTGAATTGCCAATGACGTTGCCAAGCCTATACGAGGAGATTTTCGGGTCACGATAGGTGACATCCGACTGCAGCCTGTGGACTTCCGAAGTCAAACGCTCTATCTGCAGCAGACCAGCCAGGTGACGGGCGATCATCTGCACGATGATCTGCAGAATACGTTGATGCTCATCGGTGAAATAGTGAGAAGTCAAACTGCTCAAACAAACAACCGCCAGGACTTTTTCTTCCACGGTTACCGGTACGGCAATTTCGCTGCGGATATCCTGGGTGACCTGACGGTAGAAGCCGTCTCTGACCATTTCCAGAGAAGAATCATCCACGATCATTGGCTTGCGTGTTGAAGCAACATAGCCCGTCAAACTTCGCTCTGCTCGAGAAAGTTCTAGCCCTCCGATCGGCATCACGGGGATATTTTTTTTCAACCATTCCTTACTTTTGGCCCCCACCAGTGTGCCATCTTCTTCTTCAACAATGAGCCAATCATTGCTTTCACGCTCCTGCACCAACGCAATACTACCTGTATCAGCGCCGATCAACTCCGTTGCTTTAGCCAGAACCCGATTCAAAAAAGGCTGTGTCCCCTCGAAATGCTCCTGGAGCAGATCGTTGATTTCCGAAAGGACCTGGATCTCCATGTGTTCATCACCGATTTCCTGGATGACCCGTTCGGCCATTTCGGCATGCGCTTCCAGCAGACCGCGCTCAAAATCACTGAAGCGATAGGGTTCACGGGTAAAGTAATTGACCAGGCAGGTAATGCGTCTTGTACGGCCATCATAACGCGGCACGACATACAGGGAGGTCAGGCCGATTTGCTCGGTAAGATAGCGCTTTTGTAGCGACTGGGCTTTGAGGCTGGGCAGGTAGAGCGGTCGCAATAACGTCTCATCGGTGATCACACCTTCCTCGTTGATGTACTGGGAGAGCAGAGATTTGCCGGAGTTCAAGTCAATCAGCTTTTCATCCTCGTAGAGGCGCTGGATTTCTTTATCCTGGGCGTAAGAGGCAAGCACCTGAAGACCGCGGCCGTCATCTGCAGCGCCGATACGTGACGGCACCAGCACCGATGCAAGAGAGAGCTTGTCGATCAACTTTACGGCGGAACGCACCATTGTTCGGGCGGCTTCTTTCTTTTTTGAACTGTCAATCATGCGCGCCACGATGATCTGTTGATGATACTTACGGGCCTGATCGAGAACAGGAACCACAGAAGCAAAGAACTCCAGCAAATCCTGGCGGCCGGCCTCATTCAACGTGCGGCCGGTTCGGGTACTATCTACACAGACGACACCGATAGAGCGTGCCTTGTGCACCAACGGCAACTGCGTTGAAGCCATGAGCCCAAAATCTTCAGCGAGCTGTCGTGCCTGAGGCGGTAAACGTTGCCGATCGTCAAACTCGGCATCCTGTTGCTCAATATAGACCCGGGAAACCAGGTAGTTTTCATCGGTGAGGGAGAAGACATAATCGCGAACTGACTGCCGGCTACGCCCGGTAGTCAGCACGCAGCTCAGGATACCTCCGGTCAAATCTTCCAGGTAGAGACGAAAACGCGATTTGCCAGTAATCAGGGGGACCGCTTCACCAATTTCATGCAGAATATCTGCAAGGTTTTCTTTGCCGTGATTTCTGATCTTCTGCAAATTCTCTGCGACACGTGCCGAGTTGTTCATACACACTCCAGAAGGCTTCACCTTACAATTGTGAGTAGTTTTTCTACACGAAGAGCTTACCTTGTTTGCCAACAACGGTCAAAGCTTATGACTTGCCAGCATTGCGGTGCGGCAAGGTGAAGCGGGAAGGGGCTAGAAGTACAACGAGGATTAAGGGAAGAAGGTAACAGGAGAAGCGCACACCTCACAAAAGACTGCGCCGACCAGGTGAACATCCTCGTCGGCGCAGTCTTTCGATAGCTTACCCAAACTTCTTACTCTCCAGCCAAGAGTAGAATTCAGAGGGCCATTGATTTAGATCAATCCCAGTGTTTAATCACACCAGATTCGAGGGCCGCTCGTTCCACGGCAGCCGTGACTTCCTTATGAACACTGGGATGGAGCAGGGAAGGGACCAGTTCGTTCTCTTCGGCATGGCGGGCAATCGCCTGTGCAGCAGCAATCTTCATCTTGTTGTTGATGCGGGTGGCCCGCACGTTCAGCGCGCCGCGGAAGAGGCCGGGGAAGGCCAGAGCGTTGTTGACGCTCTTGCCATCGGCAGCGAAAGAGGCCCCCGCCTGCAAGGCAAGATCGGGGACAATCTCAGGGTTCGGATTGGACAGGGCCAGAACCACTGAACCTTTACGGACCATTTCCGGCTTAATCAACCCGGGGCAACCGGTGGTAGCGATCACGACATGGGATTTCTTCATCACCTCATCCAGAGAACCAACGACCCCACCGACCGCAGACAAACGCTCACAAGCAGTATCGTCAAGATCGGTCCCGATGACATTCTTTACTCCATAAGAAAGGAGCAGTTTGCTGATCCCCATACCAGCAGCACCCAAACCAACCACGCCGACTACAGACTTCTTCAACATCAGGCCGGAGAACCGGGTCGCGTTAAGCAAAGCCGCCAGGACGACCACAGCCGTGCCGTGCTGGTCGTCATGCATCACCGGGATGTCAAGTTCGGCATCAAGCACATCTTCAATCTCGAAGCACTCCGGTGCTTTAATATCTTCCAGTTTGATCGCACCGAAGGTCGGAGCGATATTCCGCACCGTGTCAATAATCACTTTGGGATCGCGATTCTGGATCAGAATCGGCACGCCGCTGACACCGACCAGGTAGTCAAAGAGCACGGACTTGCCTTCCATGACCGGCATGCCGGCAACGGCACCGATATCGCCAAGGCCGAGAATCGCCGTACCGTTGGTGACGATAGCCACCTGATTGGGAATCGACGTATATTTGTAAGCGTGCTCGGGATAACGCTCGATATCCTTGCAGATGGCCGCCACACCCGGCGTGTAAATCTGGCGAACATCCGTAATCGTCTCAATTCGAACCTGGCTTTTAGTGGCAATTTTGCCGCCTTCGTGCACCTGATGAACCAGATCGATCTCGTCCTCGACAATGATCCCTTCCAGATTGGCGATGGCCTCAGCCACCTCTTCAAACTGATGATCAGAATCAACATAGACGACGATCTCACGCGTGTTGTGCGTTCTGCCGACCCGCAATAGGTGGATATCACCAACGCTGGCATTCTTCGAGGCAATAGCCGCCATCACGCTCGCCAGATGCCCGGGTTTATCACTGAGCATCAGCTTCAAGCACTTGGCGATCTTGCCCGCTCCCTGTTCGATTTCCATAACATCTCCATTCAACATCCGGAAACTGCAGCCGGATTATTTTACAAAATTACTGTGCATTATAGATATTCAGGCATCCTGTGCAACGTCAAATATTATTTCTACTCTCAAGACACACACAAATCTCCCACAAAAAACAAAAAGGGCGACCTGATCAGGCCGCCCTTAATAATTGATTCCTTGCTAAGTTGGTCAGTGCCCACCAATATTCAACAAAAGCAGGGCGCCACAGACAGCAGCAATCGTAACAAAAACATAAAGTGCACGAGCAACAGAAAGCACGTAATTATTCAGCCCAGATATCTTCATTGCGCTAAACCTCCTAAAAATTATAGAGCCTCAATAAATAAACAACGGTAATCTTGGTGGCAATATGCCTTGCGTCGAGACTTATGTCAAGAGCCATTTATATGGATTTTTATATTAATTTAACGAAAAAGACCTAAACAGGCAAGCCAAACACAAAAGAAGAGGCAAGTCAGTGACTTGCCTCTTCTGGAAAGAAAACCACGATCCTGTCAGCCCTCGGGGTCATTTCAAACCGAGGCGCTCCAAGACCGAAACAGGGACCTTGTCGTAATGACTGAACGCCATGGTAAAGGACCCTCGGCCCTGTGTGGCG contains the following coding sequences:
- a CDS encoding 4Fe-4S dicluster domain-containing protein, coding for MSGISRRRFLAASLAGCAATTLAGPKKALAAGSFEGYPDGMGVLVDLTRCIGCRSCEAACNKEQNLPAPDRPFDDKSVFDETFHGGKQKRRPDENAYTVVNRYSPDDSDRPLYRKVQCNHCNEPACLSSCFVNAYTKTKEGAVVYNSKVCVGCRNCMVACPFNIPGYSYSSAFDPVVKKCIFCHETRLKKGLPPACVDVCPQEALTFGKRKDLIKIGHQRIQTHPGRYLDHLYGEKELGGTSWMYLSPVAFDEVGFDPNPGNEPIINNVKDFLGTVPMVLAIWPAMFTGFHLLAKKKEHDEHNHDVEKQHDEEGGDQ
- a CDS encoding ATP-binding protein; this encodes MMVFRAFSKSLISKYILRTGVVLLVTISLFAFFNISTLKELFLQDAKDDIETVSEIILHTTHFQMLKDNRNQVYEMINEVCSHEKIDRVRLFSTAGHVHFSTLEGEIGKGMEEINTPCEECNSEVFLPDSHPLGNSRRLFHNARGEEILSVTTEIRNKPSCYTASCHVHPPDVKILGFLEVQGSLANIGVQASSYRNSIATFGVTLLLLVIICLSWLTQSMVVNPVHDLLLHAQKVSNMELDSRLSLKSNDEIGELSEAFNFMTLKLKETRDEYRELTETLEAKVIERTEQIANVSDQLVRSEKLASLGQLVAGIAHEINNPLAGILMFANLFADDKRLDEAQREDALTIVHETNRCADIVKRLLDFSCTSIPDKRLRSLPDIMERTLALVSHHASVNDVDIVRHYGVNLPVIEVDPTQMEQVFINLLVNACQAMPLGGRMTIIMRTDLKRDRLITTIEDTGQGIAEQNLGRIFDPFFTTKNQDLNGVAGTGLGLSVSYGIVENHGGQILVQSSVGQGTVFTVELPISSLLRTDDGDLLSEDKALLA
- a CDS encoding response regulator, giving the protein MPGLLIADEDVFSRKRMADLFINAGYQVTVTNTAAGVLYGILKKTAQVVLISTRFDELLATELIPILKKCNRNLTIILVASELPLALIRKARNEGIFYHALKPVRPGDEEELREAVKCAFEKVTHGPEGEWLQ
- a CDS encoding polysulfide reductase, translating into MKSLIGWGAKPVDSHVNEKTDQQWSLFRKLMLGLTPGQYLGQALRNPFNWILGIIFAIGLPLIAYRFIFGLSVVTHGSNDYPWGLFLGFGLFAMVPLSASGFMLGTAVEIFGRHDFEPIERLALLNGLLGYLFAVIYLLVDLGQPWRLPYPMVVSFGPAAVLFLVAWHVATYLSVQVAEVSVSFFEWIGWLGGKRFIRRIALGLTVSGIILSTLHQGALGALFNYAPGKVHPLWYSASFQWIHFFCSSIPAGLCMVIAVSTVVKKTMAWRCDDNFKDNLDRCTLGLAKGASLALITYLAIKMIGVAHDNEWGYLATGWGAWFLFEMVVGVILPIILFAYAVRHQAVNLARVGAFVTIFGIVLNRLNTALIAFNWQLYQEVPHIFEVIIAVTIFAIYVVVYRFILYRLPIIFSWKEQPQEALAAQAARPAPIKTSTAPIGAMYRKID
- a CDS encoding cytochrome c3 family protein, yielding MSAKQILITLMMVLAFFAASSLLLAAEMPEQVSLDSMVALFDGVEFDHAMHTDLGEDCSACHHHTTGTGTIDERCVRCHADSNEVASVGCRECHLANPFSAENINKEALDRYQFHIDTPGLKAAYHWNCVGCHEEMDGPTDCQDCHARTPDGDDFYHHDAKALSAAGKSGH
- a CDS encoding sigma-54 dependent transcriptional regulator, which gives rise to MKKGIERILVADDDAVIREGLRRILTAEGYEVEVVSNGRTALDRLDEENFKLLITDLKMPGMSGLEVLQAIRVCQPELPVVLITGYAAIDNAVEAMKNGATDYLSKPFGNDEIISKVKHAMESRAVLIDDICLWREMNKNHGFDQLLGDSREMKRLYQRIMQVAPTDSTVMISGESGTGKELVARAIHTHSSRCSQPFVAIDCTALAETLLESELFGHVKGSFTGAIQTKRGLFEVAEGGTLLLDEVGNISLSTQAKLLRVLQERVVMPIGGTTPIKIDIRLVAATNANLRDMVAQGTFRDDLFFRLNIIPIEIPPLRERKGDLMLLASQFLKRFAEENGKEIRGFSPDVIEQLESYGFPGNVRELENLIERAVVLSQSDLLQRQDLGLPGDGHRPVAVADDAVPLDANELKARKQLLREEAVVPLERAFLLSALDRNDWNITRAAQEVGMQRPNFQAMLKKQGISARMRVVE